From Anopheles darlingi chromosome 2, idAnoDarlMG_H_01, whole genome shotgun sequence, the proteins below share one genomic window:
- the LOC125948671 gene encoding GPI ethanolamine phosphate transferase 1, with translation MKLFLLAIAIHVIFLLSIFYIHFQSPIIQELPVGRESDRPPADRLVLFVGDGLRAESFLKHNLSRTKYLRKILSTNGVFGISNTRVPTESRPGHAALLGGVHEDPSAVFKGWKENPVEFDSVLNRSSASWCWGSPDIVNMFSQGATDGRVHTDAYAAHDELFAQSANTSLLDIWVFDRVRRFLSDSATGQDALSRKKVIFFLHLLGLDTAGHVYKPNSLLFTENLITVDKGIESTVALVERSTGYDGRTAYIFTSDHGMTDKGSHGSGDTFETETPFVAWGAGIGSWNRTTLKTTDMSNLFQLDGHSIPVAQFSQADIAPFISAVLGIAVPKNNLGILPRQLLNVSEEYATWAMWNNAEQLLQQYYHWQKEAEQKTFQSLASTKQNNFKIMIENFVGQIESLTEEGKYIQAQKMCDMLMSLTLEAIRYFQRYYQSELLFALTMMMLGWILMLTRQTFTVTNKNKLECSSNKTSRTVGYVLSGLVGFLVLILNIAQKTPSLAIFYFLVPVAVWGYVVIKWREYKVLFTLQYILYAVGFIIFAEALVFSFMEPRLLGVLLFIHCCVVTVGMKSIENGETNLLRSVRIRWICGSLLLIAFPLIPKVGRIDSNVYLLITSIIVWTVANMVIIRTLTLPKFLARASIMVHLLNSVNMLYIVYAIESNLSIPLRNRALCWIFSVLGILLPLFTRSTIADRMLGLISGLSIPYTMLSLSYEPLFLLSFCLTLYGWLEAECLITHGTLMHHSTRFSSSQKQALSIGVQQTRQTWAFILLLLTSFFGTGNLATVSSFDPNWVRCFVATFSPFTMMGLIILKLLIPVVLVVCTLRAIVIVTSVPKNKLFTLTLILCDVMCLNFFFLVRNEGSWLDIGTSISHFVIMQCTTIVIMMLYEFSRLITEWSFVDANTQTEGLPVSNKITRRRSI, from the exons ATGAAATTGTTCCTACTGGCCATTGCAATCCACGTTATCTTTCTACTGTCCATATTCTACATTCACTTCCAATCGCCAATAATTCAAGAATTGCCTGTTGGACGGGAGAGTGATCGACCACCAGCTGATCG GTTGGTTCTTTTCGTCGGAGATGGATTAAGAGCAGAATCTTTTTTGAAGCACAATTTAAGCCGCACGAAGTATCTGCGTAAAATTCTGTCGACGAACGGCGTGTTTGGAATATCGAACACCCGGGTTCCCACTGAATCGAGGCCTGGGCATGCTGCCTTGTTGGGAG GCGTGCATGAAGATCCAAGCGCTGTGTTCAAGGGATGGAAGGAAAATCCGGTCGAATTCGATTCGGTGCTGAATCGTTCCAGTGCAAGTTGGTGCTGGGGTAGTCCGGATATTGTGAACATGTTTTCTCAAGGAGCAACCGATGGTCGAGTCCATACGGATGCGTACGCAGCTCACGATGAACTGTTCGCACAGTCCGCCAACACTTCCTTGCTGGACATTTGGGTCTTCGACCGAGTACGACGGTTTTTATCCGATTCTGCCACAGGCCAGGACGCACTCTCACGGAAGaaagttattttttttctccaccttCTCGGTCTAGACACGGCCGGTCATGTGTATAAGCCAAACTCGTT ACTTTTTACGGAAAATTTGATCACCGTCGACAAAGGTATTGAATCGACAGTGGCGCTAGTAGAACGTAGCACTGGATACGATGGAAGAACGGCTTATATTTTCACGTCCGATCATGGTATGACCGATAAGGGATCGCACGGATCAGGGGATACGTTTGAAACGGAAACACCATTTGTAGCGTGGGGTGCAGGTATAGGAAGTTGGAATAGAACGACACTGAAAACAACCGATATGAG TAACCTCTTCCAGCTGGATGGACACAGCATTCCCGTTGCTCAGTTCAGTCAGGCAGATATAGCACCGTTCATTTCTGCCGTTCTTGGAATAGCCGTACCAAAGAATAATTTAGGAATATTGCCACGGCAGCTACTGAACGTTTCCGAG GAGTACGCAACATGGGCAATGTGGAACAATGCTGAACAATTGCTACAACAATATTATCATTGGCAAAAAGAAGCTGAACAAAAAACCTTTCAATCGCTTGCCTCAACGAAGCAGAACAACTTTAAAATAATGATCGAAAATTTTGTTGGACAAATTGAGAGCTTAACGGAGGAGGGAAAATATATACAGGCC CAAAAAATGTGTGACATGCTTATGAGCCTCACCCTGGAGGCGATTCGATACTTTCAAAGATACTATCAATCGGAGTTGCTATTTGCcttaacgatgatgatgctgggatGGATTCTGATGCTAACCAGACAGACGTTTACTGTTACGAATAAGAACAAGCTCGAATGTTCCTCTAACAAAACCAGCCGAACGGTAGGCTATGTGTTAAGTGGATTAGTTGGTTTTCTTGTTTTAATTCTTAACATCG caCAAAAAACTCCTTCGTTGgcaattttctattttctagtTCCTGTTGCCGTGTGGGGCTACGTTGTGATAAAATGGCGAGAGTACAAGGTTCTGTTTACTTTGCAATATATATTATATGCCGTTGGATTCATAATCTTTGCAGAGGCTCTA GTATTTTCATTCATGGAACCGCGTCTATTGGGCGTCCTTCTGTTTATACATTGTTGCGTTGTAACAGTTGGAATGAAAagcattgaaaatggtgaaaccAACCTGCTGCGATCGGTCAGGATTCGATGGATTTGTGGTTCGCTTCTGCTAATTGCATTCCCTCTTATCCCAAAAGTTGGGCGTATCGATTCTAACGTTTATTTGTT AATCACATCTATCATTGTTTGGACTGTTGCCAATATGGTTATCATTAGAACCTTAACTCTTCCCAAATTTTTGGCACGCGCTAGCATTATGGTGCACCTATTAAACTCGGTTAATATGTTGTATATTGTCTACGCTATTGAATCAAACCTTTCCATCCCACTGCGGAATCGAGCATTGTGTTGGATATTTTCTG TTCTAGGGATACTGCTGCCACTATTCACGCGTAGTACCATTGCTGATCGTATGTTAGGTCTAATTAGCGGTCTTAGTATCCCATACACGATGCTCTCTTTGTCCTATGAACCTCtgtttctcctttccttctgcCTAACACTTTATGGCTGGCTAGAAGCAGAGTGTCTCATCACTCATGGAACTTTAATG CACCATAGTACGCGGTTTAGTTCATCCCAAAAACAAGCGCTATCGATCGGTGTGCAACAAACTCGTCAAACATGGGCTTTT ATACTGTTGCTGTTAACATCGTTTTTTGGTACGGGCAATCTGGCAACGGTCAGTTCGTTCGATCCGAACTGGGTACGATGTTTCGTAGCAACTTTTTCTCCTTTCACTATGATGGGCCTGATTATACTTAAGTTGTTGATTCCGGTTGTGCTGGTCGTTTGCACGTTGAGAGCTATCGTGATCGTAACTTCC GTTCCGAAGAATAAGCTGTTCACACTCACGCTTATCTTGTGTGACGTGATgtgtttgaactttttctttctcgtccGCAACGAAGGCTCGTGGTTGGATATCGGTACCTCGATTTCTCATTTCGTCATCATGCAATGCACGACCATCGTGATAATGATGCTCTACGAATTTTCCCGTCTTATAACAGAATGGTCCTTCGTGGATGCAAACACCCAGACAGAAGGTTTACCCGTTTCTAATAAA ATAACGCGGCGAAGGAGTATATGA
- the LOC125948673 gene encoding zinc finger protein 180-like isoform X2 has translation MENSMVILPEACRCCLLEDQNMVHVFDVLDEFGTKISDLIERHGRVTIMQSDSYSKQICFDCLDNVAKSERFSLRCQKTMNLLLNLVIEQLDCSDDAVSMDEIAVPGKHPSENVVSYVTSGEDSTGTAVQNANVLKCALVDDCEVNQLDMIQGQLELVAEQCTHHPDSIITNENVEDELLEESSVNSTVQEVMLLDNQTDNEAHYNKEEEEVDETVAEPHGDYDNDPMTEHRQKQFEHYCEQCGASFVLTKNFAIHLRAHEMIACKHCLETFNSVDDCSLHESKCRRGMNYNSTSEGSTLASEQRSGIVPSRKKTFPCPQCGKNFICASALLAHLRTHTGERPFQCKYCDKRFSTPTGQDLHERRHLGIKPHRCEICGRKFTESSNLEVHVRSHTQEKPHVCTLCNRPFGRVYLLQLHMRTHTGEKPYTCETCAKGFTQQGDLAAHRRIHSGERPYVCDICGKTFTKSNTLSQHKKTHEKH, from the exons ATGGAAAACAGCATGGTTATTCTCCCGGAAGCTTGTCGCTGCTGCCTACTTGAGGATCAAAATATGGTGCACGTATTCGATGTGCTGGACGAGTTCGGCACCAAAATCAGCGACCTCATCGAGCGCCATGGCAGAGTAACG ATAATGCAAAGCGATTCATATTCGAAACAAATTTGCTTTGACTGTCTCGACAATGTGGCCAAATCGGAGCGGTTCTCGCTGCGTTGCCAGAAGACGATGAATTTGTTGCTCAATTTGGTGATTGAACAGCTGGATTGTAGCGATGATGCAGTATCAATGGATGAGATTGCGGTTCCGGGAAAGCATCCGTCGGAAAATGTTGTGTCGTATGTAACTTCCGGGGAGGATTCAACGGGAACAGCCGTACAAAATGCCAATGTGCTGAAGTGTGCACTAGTGGACGATTGCGAAGTGAATCAGTTG GACATGATTCAGGGACAACTGGAACTGGTGGCGGAACAGTGCACACACCATCCGGACAGCATTATCACAAACGAGAACGTCGAAGATGAATTGCTCGAGGAATCATCCGTAAATTCAACAGTGCAGGAAGTTATGCTTTTGGACAATCAAACGGATAACGAGGCGCATTATAataaggaagaggaggaggtagaTGAAACTGTTGCCGAGCCTCACGGTGATTATGACAATGATCCTATGACCGAACACAGGCAGAAACAGTTTGAACACTATTGCGAACAATGTGGGGCATCCTTTGTTCTAACAAAAAATTTTGCGATACATCTTCGTGCGCACGAAATGATTGCGTGTAAGCATTGTTTAGAAACTTTTAACAG TGTTGATGATTGTAGTCTTCACGAATCGAAATGCCGACGAGGTATGAACTACAATAGCACTTCTGAAGGTAGCACTTTAGCCAGCGAACAGCGCAGCGGAATAGTACCGTCGCgtaaaaaaacattccccTGTCCACAATGTGGCAAGAATTTTATCTGCGCTTCCGCTTTATTAGCGCActtgcgcacgcacacgggaGAGCGACCGTTTCAGTGCAAATATTGTGATAAGCGGTTCTCCACACCTACTGGTCAAGATTTACACGAACGACGGCATTTGGGCATTAAACCGCACAGATGTGAAATTTGTGGCCGAAAGTTCACTGAAAGCAGCAATCTCGAGGTGCATGTGCGTTCGCATACGCAAGAAAAGCCACATGTATGCACGCTCTGCAATCGACCGTTTGGGCGGGTATATCTGTTACAGCTGCACATGAGGACGCACACCGGCGAGAAACCGTACACCTGTGAGACTTGTGCAAAAGGATTTACACAACAGGGCGATCTAGCAGCTCATCGTCGAATCCACAGTGGCGAACGTCCGTACGTTTGTGATATTTGCGGAAAAACGTTCACCAAGAGCAACACTCTTAGTCAGCATAAAAAGACCCACGAAAAGCATTGA
- the LOC125948673 gene encoding zinc finger protein 660-like isoform X1: MENSMVILPEACRCCLLEDQNMVHVFDVLDEFGTKISDLIERHGRVTIMQSDSYSKQICFDCLDNVAKSERFSLRCQKTMNLLLNLVIEQLDCSDDAVSMDEIAVPGKHPSENVVSYVTSGEDSTGTAVQNANVLKCALVDDCEVNQLVRPITSGKDEDMSLYCIQECEQEKHCQQDMIQGQLELVAEQCTHHPDSIITNENVEDELLEESSVNSTVQEVMLLDNQTDNEAHYNKEEEEVDETVAEPHGDYDNDPMTEHRQKQFEHYCEQCGASFVLTKNFAIHLRAHEMIACKHCLETFNSVDDCSLHESKCRRGMNYNSTSEGSTLASEQRSGIVPSRKKTFPCPQCGKNFICASALLAHLRTHTGERPFQCKYCDKRFSTPTGQDLHERRHLGIKPHRCEICGRKFTESSNLEVHVRSHTQEKPHVCTLCNRPFGRVYLLQLHMRTHTGEKPYTCETCAKGFTQQGDLAAHRRIHSGERPYVCDICGKTFTKSNTLSQHKKTHEKH, encoded by the exons ATGGAAAACAGCATGGTTATTCTCCCGGAAGCTTGTCGCTGCTGCCTACTTGAGGATCAAAATATGGTGCACGTATTCGATGTGCTGGACGAGTTCGGCACCAAAATCAGCGACCTCATCGAGCGCCATGGCAGAGTAACG ATAATGCAAAGCGATTCATATTCGAAACAAATTTGCTTTGACTGTCTCGACAATGTGGCCAAATCGGAGCGGTTCTCGCTGCGTTGCCAGAAGACGATGAATTTGTTGCTCAATTTGGTGATTGAACAGCTGGATTGTAGCGATGATGCAGTATCAATGGATGAGATTGCGGTTCCGGGAAAGCATCCGTCGGAAAATGTTGTGTCGTATGTAACTTCCGGGGAGGATTCAACGGGAACAGCCGTACAAAATGCCAATGTGCTGAAGTGTGCACTAGTGGACGATTGCGAAGTGAATCAGTTGGTAAGACCAATAACGTCCGGAAAAGACGAGGATATGTCGTTGTATTGTATCCAGGAATGTGAACAAGAGAAGCATTGTCAACAGGACATGATTCAGGGACAACTGGAACTGGTGGCGGAACAGTGCACACACCATCCGGACAGCATTATCACAAACGAGAACGTCGAAGATGAATTGCTCGAGGAATCATCCGTAAATTCAACAGTGCAGGAAGTTATGCTTTTGGACAATCAAACGGATAACGAGGCGCATTATAataaggaagaggaggaggtagaTGAAACTGTTGCCGAGCCTCACGGTGATTATGACAATGATCCTATGACCGAACACAGGCAGAAACAGTTTGAACACTATTGCGAACAATGTGGGGCATCCTTTGTTCTAACAAAAAATTTTGCGATACATCTTCGTGCGCACGAAATGATTGCGTGTAAGCATTGTTTAGAAACTTTTAACAG TGTTGATGATTGTAGTCTTCACGAATCGAAATGCCGACGAGGTATGAACTACAATAGCACTTCTGAAGGTAGCACTTTAGCCAGCGAACAGCGCAGCGGAATAGTACCGTCGCgtaaaaaaacattccccTGTCCACAATGTGGCAAGAATTTTATCTGCGCTTCCGCTTTATTAGCGCActtgcgcacgcacacgggaGAGCGACCGTTTCAGTGCAAATATTGTGATAAGCGGTTCTCCACACCTACTGGTCAAGATTTACACGAACGACGGCATTTGGGCATTAAACCGCACAGATGTGAAATTTGTGGCCGAAAGTTCACTGAAAGCAGCAATCTCGAGGTGCATGTGCGTTCGCATACGCAAGAAAAGCCACATGTATGCACGCTCTGCAATCGACCGTTTGGGCGGGTATATCTGTTACAGCTGCACATGAGGACGCACACCGGCGAGAAACCGTACACCTGTGAGACTTGTGCAAAAGGATTTACACAACAGGGCGATCTAGCAGCTCATCGTCGAATCCACAGTGGCGAACGTCCGTACGTTTGTGATATTTGCGGAAAAACGTTCACCAAGAGCAACACTCTTAGTCAGCATAAAAAGACCCACGAAAAGCATTGA
- the LOC125959429 gene encoding poly [ADP-ribose] polymerase yields the protein MDVQQLPFLAEYSKSNRASCRLCKQKIDKDVLRLAAMVQSPVHDGKVPQWYHEDCFFKKQRPTTEGDVAHFEALRYEDQKKLRDKIAALASVTVVPTSTKGKGKKRSAAEGQALKDYGVEYAASGRALCRGCEQKILKDEVRIKKVAYDTEVGMKYGGQPLWHHAECFAKLRAELGYFDKAESLPGFRSMKKADQNQLKELLPPIKVEDVPAKKVKEEVKDEVDKAIDEANEKQMAEQQKAFYKIRDKLKSLGVKKSELIEILEYNKQDVPEGNDPVLDRVCDIITFGALERCSKCGGQFVLQKSAYICEGNLTEWSKCMHAEKVPARMKTKIPSHIKSEYAFLKSYKSVVSDRLLRYVPPSISTVTTKLKKEEDVASEVKEPKVKREKPPLYNMEFVILGKTATSKDKLKLKIQKMGGKVVTKITNHTAAIISTPEEVDAMSKRMEEAKELQIQVVPEEFLEDAKTGNALSFITSRALCDWGSDPHTRIPAEEESKSRSKKSIYEKSVPAKVKLQLKSGLVVDPDSGLADKAHVFRKGDTIFNCVLNKVDIQQDKNSFYKLQILEADSRNKFWLFRAWGRIGTTIGGTKVEDYGNAMSAIMAFTELFYEKTGNDWLKHNTEYRKLPGMFYPIEIDYGEVKMKRLTEDNTVPAKIPSQVQDLIRMLFDVEAMNRVLLEFELDMEKMPLGKLSQRQLQSAMKVLSELSDLITGSGSNAQFIDASNRFYSFIPHNFGVSAPKVLDTLEQVKSKQDMLESLIEIEVAYSLLSKGESNNEKNPLDVHYEQLKTEIEPMKRDTEEFQLLEQYVRNTHAATHKDYELEIQEIFRIKRKGEDRRYKPFSDLHNRKLLWHGSRLTNFVGILTHGLKIAPPEAPVTGYMFGKGIYFADMVSKSANYCCTNPKDSTGLMLLCEVALGDMQQYTNAHYVNKLPANKHSVKGIGRTQPDPKAAHVRPDGVEIPLGKGVTDGKLTSSLLYNEYIVYDVAQVNCKYLFKMDFKYKY from the exons atggATGTGCAACAGCTTCCGTTCCTGGCAGAATATTCCAAAAGCAACCGCGCCTCTTGTCGATTGTGTAAGCAGAAAATCGACAAGGATGTTTTGCGCCTTGCCGCTATGGTTCAGTCGCCGGTACACGACGGAAAGGTGCCGCAGTGGTATCATGAGGATTGTTTCTTCAAGAAGCAACGACCCACCACCGAGGGCGACGTAGCACACTTCGAGGCCCTGCGATACGAGGACCAAAAGAAGTTACGCGATAAGATAG CGGCCCTTGCCAGTGTTACCGTCGTACCTACGTCGACGAAGGGTAAAGGCAAGAAACGTTCAGCTGCCGAGGGACAAGCGCTGAAGGATTATGGCGTTGAGTATGCTGCCTCGGGGCGAGCGCTCTGCCGGGGATGCGAGCAGAAAATCTTGAAAGATGAGGTACGCATCAAGAAGGTGGCCTACGATACCGAGGTGGGCATGAAGTACGGTGGACAACCGTTATGGCATCACGCGGAATGCTTTGCTAAACTGCGCGCCGAGTTGGGATACTTCGACAAAGCCGAATCTCTTCCAGGCTTCCGCTCGATGAAGAAAGCAGATCAAAATCAACTCAAAGAACTGCTTCC GCCCATCAAGGTAGAAGATGTTCCAGcgaaaaaggtgaaagaagAAGTAAAGGATGAAGTTGACAAGGCGATTGATGAGGCAAACGAGAAACAGATGGCCGAGCAGCAGAAAGCGTTCTATAAAATCCGCGATAAGTTAAAGAGTCTGGGTGTGAAGAAGTCGGAACTGATCGAAATACTGGAGTATAATAAGCAGGATGTGCCAGAAGGCAACGATCCCGTACTGGACCGAGTGTGTGACATAATAACTTTCGGTGCACTTGAACGTTGCTCAAAATGTGGTGGCCAGTTTGTTCTTCAAAAGTCGGCATATATCTGTGAGGGAAATCTTACTGAATGGAGCAAGTGTATGCATGCGGAGAAGGTTCCAGCCCGCATGAAAACCAAAATACCCTCGCACATCAAATCGGAATACGCCTTTTTGAAATCCTACAAATCTGTCGTAAGTGATCGTCTGCTTCGCTATGTTCCACCAAGCATCAGCACGGTTACTAcgaagctgaagaaggaagaagatgtAGCATCTGAAGTAAAGGAACCAAAGGTGAAGCGCGAAAAGCCACCACTATATAATATGGAATTCGTAATCCTTGGTAAAACGGCTACTTCAAAAGATAAGCTTAAACTAAAAATTCAGAAAATGGGTGGGAAGGTAGTAACCAAGATCACTAATCATACCGCAGCGATCATATCCACACCGGAAGAAGTGGACGCAATGAGCAAGCGCATGGAGGAAGCCAAAGAATTGCAGATTCAAGTGGTGCCAGAAGAGTTTCTAGAGGATGCAAAGACGGGCAATGCCTTATCCTTCATCACCAGCCGGGCCCTTTGCGATTGGGGTTCGGACCCTCATACACGTATTCCTGCAGAGGAGGAAAGCAAATCGCGCTCAAAGAAAAGCATTTATGAAAAATCAGTACCGGCAAAGGTCAAGCTACAACTAAAGAGCGGATTGGTTGTTGATCCCGACTCGGGTTTGGCAGACAAAGCGCACGTGTTTCGAAAGGGAGACACAATCTTTAATTGTGTACTAAACAAGGTTGACATCCAGCAAGACAAGAACTCGTTCTACAAACTGCAGATACTTGAAGCTGACAGTCGTAACAA GTTCTGGTTGTTCCGGGCTTGGGGTCGCATCGGAACAACGATCGGTGGCACCAAGGTGGAGGACTATGGTAACGCGATGAGTGCTATTATGGCTTTTACTGAACTGTTCTATGAAAAAACAGGCAACGATTGGTTGAAGCATAATACCGAGTACCGAAAGCTGCCGGGCATGTTCTACCCAATAGAGATCGATTACGGCGAGGTGAAGATGAAACGATTGACGGAGGACAACACGGTCCCCGCTAAAATACCTTCGCAAGTACAGGATTTGATCCGAATGCTGTTCGACGTAGAAGCCATGAATCGAGTTTTGCTAGAGTTCGAGCTAGATATGGAGAAAATGCCCCTGGGTAAGCTATCACAAAGGCAGCTTCAATCCGCTATGAAAGTGCTCTCCGAGCTATCCGACCTGATCACTGGTAGTGGATCGAATGCACAATTCATCGATGCCTCGAACCGGTTCTATTCATTCATTCCACATAATTTTGGAGTTTCTGCACCAAAGGTGCTGGATACGCTTGAGCAAGTAAAATCCAAGCAGGACATGCTGGAAAGTTTGATTGAGATTGAAGTTGCCTACTCATTGCTGAGCAAGGGCGAATCAAATAACGAGAAGAATCCGCTGGACGTGCACTACGAGCAGTTAAAGACGGAGATCGAGCCGATGAAGCGTGATACGGAAGAGTTTCAGCTACTTGAACAGTACGTGCGCAATACGCACGCCGCTACACATAAGGATTATGAGTTGGAAATTCAGGAAATTTTCCGCATCAAACGAAAGGGAGAGGATCGTCGTTACAAACCGTTCAGTGATCTTCATAATCGCAAACTCTTGTGGCACGGTTCCCGATTGACAAACTTTGTGGGTATTTTGACACACGGCTTGAAGATCGCACCTCCGGAGGCACCGGTCACAGGTTACATGTTCGGAAAGGGTATCTACTTTGCGGACATGGTATCTAAGTCGGCAAATTACTGTTGCACAAATCCAAAAGATTCAACGGGATTGATGTTGCTTTGCGAGGTAGCGTTAGGCGATATGCAGCAGTACACGAATGCTCATTACGTGAACAAACTGCCGGCTAATAAGCACAGCGTAAAGGGTATTGGCCGCACACAACCGGATCCGAAGGCGGCGCACGTGCGTCCGGACGGTGTCGAGATTCCCCTCGGAAAAGGTGTGACCGATGGAAAACTAACCAGTTCCCTGTTGTACAACGAGTATATAGTTTACGACGTTGCGCAGGTCAATTGTAAGTACTTGTTCAAGATGGATTTCAAGTACAAGTACTAA
- the LOC125952739 gene encoding peptidoglycan DL-endopeptidase CwlO — protein sequence MSENDISKMKVADLKKELKARGLSVMGNKNELVDRLQCALLDGGDVLEDTANSEDLLDDDDLNDDLLDEDKDLTDPVGEEEQILMSPTPSEKSKSKSPEEPLKSLAMAQETPSSDTNSASVSTPPKKITLKRNISITKPILPVLDSTTSTLVSESTEEPKPQRQPVSAGSGSDGEPEKKVIKLGQLTALERLEMRAKKFAKTEPTGSTTTTSTASTVSSGKDKLQARAARFGLTADSSKSDSSTGPTGGTTPAASIEALKKRAERFGCSVSSKMSKIEQEEKLAKRQARFAQPATAANGSGKTASVNSTDYAEKARQRLERFKTAA from the exons ATGAGTGAGAACGATATTTCCAAGATGAAG GTAGCGGATCTGAAGAAGGAATTGAAGGCCCGCGGCTTAAGCGTAATGGGGAATAAAAATGAACTCGTGGATCGACTGCAGTGTGCACTGTTGG ATGGTGGAGATGTGCTGGAAGACACGGCCAACTCGGAAGATTTactagatgatgatgatttgaatgACGATTTGCTCGATGAGGATAAGGATCTCACCGACCCAGTTGGCGAGGAGGAGCAAATCCTCATGTCTCCGACGCCAAGTGAAAAATCAAAGTCAAAGTCGCCGGAAGAACCACTGAAAAGTCTCGCGATGGCGCAAGAAACGCCTTCATCGGACACGAACTCAGCTTCGGTATCGACTCCACCGAAAAAGATAACATTGAAAAGAAACATCTCTATTACGAAACCTATTCTCCCTGTGCTGGACTCTACCACTTCTACACTGGTATCGGAATCAACGGAAGAGCCGAAACCCCAGCGCCAGCCTGTCAGTGCAGGAAGCGGAAGCGATGGCGAACCGGAAAAGAAGGTCATCAAGCTTGGCCAGCTGACTGCGCTAGAACGATTGGAGATGCGTGCAAAAAAGTTTGCTAAAACGGAACCCACTGGAtcaacgacgaccaccagcacagcCAGCACTGTGAGCTCAGGGAAAGATAAGCTGCAGGCACGAGCAGCAAGATTTGGCCTCACCGCCGATAGCAGCAAAAGTGACAGCAGCACTGGACCGACCGGAGGTACCACTCCGGCAGCATCGATTGAGGCTCTTAAAAAACGCGCGGAACGCTTTGGCTGTTCAGTTTCCTCTAAAATGTCGAAAATTGAACAAGAGGAGAAGCTGGCCAAGCGACAAGCTCGTTTTGCACAACCTGCTACAGCAGCGAATGGATCAGGGAAGACGGCCAGTGTCAATTCGACCGATTATGCCGAAAAAGCTAGACAGCGGTTGGAACGGTTCAAGACGGCTGCCTAA